Genomic segment of Streptomyces sp. NBC_01210:
CCGGTGGCCCGGGAGCGGGCGGGGTCGACGCGGTAGAACCGCTCGAAGACCCGCTCGCGGTCCTTCTCGGAGATACCGATGCCCTGGTCGGTGACGGCTATCTCGATGAGATCCCCGCCGGGTGCGGCGACGCGGTGCGCGGATACACCGACGCGAGTGCGGGCCGGGGAGTAGTTGACCGCGTTCTCGACGAGATTGCCGAGTGCGGCGGCGAGCTGGCCGCGGTTGCCCCAGATATGCAGGTCTGCGGTACCGCCGGCGGCCATGGTGATCTGTTTGGTGGACGCCGGCTGCCGGGATCTGTCGATGGCCTCGGCGACCAGTTCGTCCACACGTACCGGCTCGGCGTCCTCCAGCGGGTTGTCGTTCTGCACCCGGGAGAGGTCGATGAGCTCCTGTACGAGGTTGGTGAGCCGGGTCGCCTCGATCTGCATCCGGCCGGCGAAGCGGGTGACCGCCTCGGGGTCGTCCGAGGCGTCCATGACCGCCTCGGAGAGCAGGGAGAGCGCACCGACCGGGGTCTTGAGCTCATGGCTGACGTTCGCGACGAAGTCGCGACGTACCGCTTCGATACGGCGGGCCTCGGTGAGATCCTCGACCAGGAGCAGGACGAGGCGGGAGCCGAGGGGAGCCACCCGGGCGGAGACAGCGAGGGCCTCGCCACGGCCGGTGCCGCGCCGGGGCAGGTCCAGTTCGACCTGGCGTATCTCGCCGTCGCGGCGGGTGTCGCGGGCCATGTGCAGCATCGGCTCGACGGCGAGCTTCCCACCGCGGACCAGACCGAGGGCGTACGCCGCGGAGCTGGCCTTGACGACGGAGTCGCTCTCGTCGAGGACGACCGCGGAGGAGCGGAGCACGGACAGGACAGTGTC
This window contains:
- a CDS encoding sensor histidine kinase — translated: MDVNAAVAAAAAIAGLCTGVIAMLAFRWSEREQRRPTRTSLHTDAVLPPGVDTVLSVLRSSAVVLDESDSVVKASSAAYALGLVRGGKLAVEPMLHMARDTRRDGEIRQVELDLPRRGTGRGEALAVSARVAPLGSRLVLLLVEDLTEARRIEAVRRDFVANVSHELKTPVGALSLLSEAVMDASDDPEAVTRFAGRMQIEATRLTNLVQELIDLSRVQNDNPLEDAEPVRVDELVAEAIDRSRQPASTKQITMAAGGTADLHIWGNRGQLAAALGNLVENAVNYSPARTRVGVSAHRVAAPGGDLIEIAVTDQGIGISEKDRERVFERFYRVDPARSRATGGTGLGLAIVKHVAASHGGEVTVWSSEGQGSTFTLRLPEAGAVRDRQATGPDRVDEDDDRPYDTDPNAEIPAPEVLP